TACGGCGACCTCGACGTCAGCGTGATCAAGGAGCTCCCGCCGCGGCGCGGGTCCGTCACGACCGTGTGGGCGCAGGGACCGATCGCCGAGGCGTCGGCGTGGGCCCACGTGCTGGAGGAGGTCGAGCAGGGTCGGCAGGCGTACGTCGTCTGCCCCCGGATCTCCAGCACCGACAAGCCCGGGCCGGACAGTCCGACCTGGCTGGATCCCGAGGCCGAGGACCTGCCGCCCGCCGCCGCCGTCGAAGAGGTGTTTGCGCGGCTGACCGCCGGACCGCTGGCGGGGTTGAAGGTCGAGATGCTCCACGGTCAGCTGCCGGCCGAGGAGAAGGACGCTGTGATGGGCCGGTACGCGGCCGGGCAGACCGACGTGCTGGTGGCCACGACGGTGATCGAGGTCGGCGTCGACGTCCCCAACGCGACCGTGATGGTGGTCCTCGACGCCGACCGCTTCGGCATCGCCCAGCTCCACCAGCTCCGGGGGCGGGTGGGGCGGGGGAGCCACCGCTCGACCTGCTACCTGGTGGCCGCCGGCTCCACCGAGGAGGCCGAGGCCCGGCTGGAGGCCCTGGTCCGCACCACCGACGGCTTCGAGCTGGCCGAGGTCGACCTGGACCTGCGGGGCGAGGGCACGCTCATGGGCGAGCGCCAGAAGGGGCGCAGCGACCTGAAGCTGGCCTCCCTGCGCCGCGACCGCGAGTGGGTGGCCAAGGCCCGCGACGTGGCCATCGCCCTGGTCGACGGCGACCCCGACCTCTCGGCCCACCCCCTCCTGGCCGACGAGGTGGCCCTGTTCCTGGGCGAGGACGAGCAGGACTTCCTCCTCAAGGGCTGAGGGCTACTCGTCGTCCTCGGCTCCGGGGACGACCAGGTCCCAGCGGTCGAGGCAGTCCTCGCAGCGGTAGGCCACCACCTCGCCGGGCTCCCAGTCGCCCTCCTCGGGGGGGAAGGAGAGGCGGTGGGCCCGGCCGCCGCAGTCGATGCAGTCGATCACCTCGGGGACCAGGGGGACGTCCTCGCTCACGCCCCGGCCCCCCGCTGGCCGGCCTCGGCCCGGCGGGCCTGGTTGGCCCCGAAGCGGGCCACGCCCTCGGCGAACCCCTCGGCGAAGATCACGTCCCGGCCGTGGCGGTCCTCGTTGGCCAGCCCCTCCTCCAGGCCCAGGCCCAGGCCCTCGTAGGCCGCGGCCCGGTCGTGGACCACGCAGGCCCAGGGGGCCGAGGCGATGCCGGCGGCCAGGTCCAGCGCCGCGGCCAGGGCCTGCCCGTCGGGCACCAGGCGGGTGACGAACCCGGCCCGCTCGGCCTCGGCGGCCGGCACCTCCCGGCCGGTCAGCATCCAGTCCAGGGCCCGGCCCAGGCCCACGATGCGGGGCAGCCGGTAGGTGCCCCCGTCGACCAGGGGCACGCCCCAGCGCCGCTCCAGGCAGCCGAAGCGGGCGCTCTGCCCGGCCACTCGCAGGTCGCACCAGGCCGCCAGCTCGATCCCGCCGGCCACGCACCAGCCCTCCACCGCGGCGACGACCGGCTTGGACAGCTGGAGCCGGGTGGGGCCCAGGGGCCCCGACGGCCGCAGGGCGGGCAGGTCCTTCAGGTCGGCGCCGGCGCAGAAGGCCCGCTCGTCACCGGTGAGCACCGCCACCCGCAGGTCCGGATCCTCGTCGAAGGCGATGAGCTCGTCGTGGAGGCGCTGGGCGGTGGCGCTGTCGATGGCGTTGCGGCGCTCCGGCCGCCCGATGCGGACGACGGTCACCCCGTCCGGGACCTCGGTGTCGGCGTCGCTCATGGGCCCGAACCTACGCTCCCGCCATGCGCGTCATCGCCGGCTCGGCTCGGGGCCGCCGCCTGTCCGCCCCCGGGGGGACGGCCACCCGCCCCACCGCCGATCGGGTGCGCCAGGCCACGTTCAACGCCCTCGACAGCCGGGGCGCGGTGGCCGGGGCGGTGGTGCTCGACGCCTTCGCCGGCAGCGGTGCCCTGGGCATCGAGGCCCTGTCCCGGGGGGCCGCGCGGTGCACCTTCGTCGAGCGCGACCGGTCGGCCCGCCGGGTGGTCGAGGCCAACCTGGCCGCCACCGGCGTGGACGGCCGGGCCCGTCTCGTGGACGGCGACGCCCTGGCCCACCTGGCCGCCACCGCCGAGCGGTTCGACCTGGTCCTCCTCGACCCGCCGCACGCCACCGACGCCTGGCCGGCGCTCCTCGACCTGGTGGCGGCCCGCCTGGACCGCGACGCGGTGGTGGTGGTGGAGTCCGACCGCCCGATCATCGGCGACGGCGGCCAGCTCGACGGCGGGTGGAGGGTCATCAGGGAGAAGCGCTACGGCGGTACGGTGGTGCAGATGCTCGTCCCCGGCCCCGGGCCCTCCTCGTGACCATCGTCTTGTACCCCGGGTCCTTCGA
This genomic stretch from Acidimicrobiales bacterium harbors:
- a CDS encoding helicase-related protein, which gives rise to YGDLDVSVIKELPPRRGSVTTVWAQGPIAEASAWAHVLEEVEQGRQAYVVCPRISSTDKPGPDSPTWLDPEAEDLPPAAAVEEVFARLTAGPLAGLKVEMLHGQLPAEEKDAVMGRYAAGQTDVLVATTVIEVGVDVPNATVMVVLDADRFGIAQLHQLRGRVGRGSHRSTCYLVAAGSTEEAEARLEALVRTTDGFELAEVDLDLRGEGTLMGERQKGRSDLKLASLRRDREWVAKARDVAIALVDGDPDLSAHPLLADEVALFLGEDEQDFLLKG
- a CDS encoding crotonase/enoyl-CoA hydratase family protein, with amino-acid sequence MSDADTEVPDGVTVVRIGRPERRNAIDSATAQRLHDELIAFDEDPDLRVAVLTGDERAFCAGADLKDLPALRPSGPLGPTRLQLSKPVVAAVEGWCVAGGIELAAWCDLRVAGQSARFGCLERRWGVPLVDGGTYRLPRIVGLGRALDWMLTGREVPAAEAERAGFVTRLVPDGQALAAALDLAAGIASAPWACVVHDRAAAYEGLGLGLEEGLANEDRHGRDVIFAEGFAEGVARFGANQARRAEAGQRGAGA
- the rsmD gene encoding 16S rRNA (guanine(966)-N(2))-methyltransferase RsmD — translated: MRVIAGSARGRRLSAPGGTATRPTADRVRQATFNALDSRGAVAGAVVLDAFAGSGALGIEALSRGAARCTFVERDRSARRVVEANLAATGVDGRARLVDGDALAHLAATAERFDLVLLDPPHATDAWPALLDLVAARLDRDAVVVVESDRPIIGDGGQLDGGWRVIREKRYGGTVVQMLVPGPGPSS